The following are from one region of the Sciurus carolinensis chromosome 5, mSciCar1.2, whole genome shotgun sequence genome:
- the LOC124985838 gene encoding small nuclear ribonucleoprotein Sm D2-like — translation MSLLNKPQSEKIPEELQEGEEEEFNTGPLFVLTQSVKNNTQVLINCGNNKKLLGCVKAFDRHCITVLENMKEMWTKVPKRGKGKRKSKPVNKDCYISKMFLRGDSVIVVLRNPLITGK, via the coding sequence ATGAGTCTCCTCAACAAGCCCCAGAGTGAGAAGATCCCAGAGGAGTtacaggagggggaggaggaggaatttaACACAGGTCCACTCTTTGTGCTCACACAGTCAGTCAAGAACAACACCCAAGTGCTCATCAACTGCGGCAACAACAAGAAACTCCTGGGCTGTGTGAAGGCCTTTGACAGGCATTGCATCACGGTGCTGGAGAACATGAAGGAGATGTGGACCAAGGTCCCCAAGCGTGGCAAGGGCAAGAGGAAGTCCAAGCCAGTCAACAAGGACTGCTACATCTCCAAGATGTTTCTGCGTGGGGACTCTGTCATTGTGGTCCTGCGGAACCCCCTCATCACTGGCAAGTAG